A section of the Flavobacteriales bacterium genome encodes:
- a CDS encoding T9SS type A sorting domain-containing protein — protein MMIRSLRVLILVLNAFALVPAFAQEDTVRVQTLTYDSITTRRGWWVFPDDSHTYRKVLMHHTLKCDPQTTQDQYACGEWDYLTYNLIHEHTGVLDSNALQHPWFKVGAASPNSVERAPVPSYDIRQLLAPRRTVTGTITESTHPVGSGGAWDGGLLQAVQGTSRTQALYLASELSAAGVQPGPIEQLRFTTDAQGNGAFGRFTIRMKHSTASTLGSAFDEAGLTTVHEVAPASLGTAAGEQVFVLQPPYTWDGTSNILVDMAAARSVGLSAPQVVGTAMPDMAVQAVGRDGYLLLKDDLIGVDPAPIANAGPAITIMFRVWGDASIPVNTTAFEAVDGQGRRVLNVHLPWSDGRVYWDAGQDGTGFDRIDKAATTPNVEGQWNHWAFVKNASTGSMKIYLNGVLWHSGTGKTRPISGISRLRFASGANGEFSYPGAMDEINVFNTEVNATTIGAWANRAVDATHPNAADLLYSFHCDELPGEHMLVNAADPAHNAWPLGTPRRAYRDAPELHHTAQPIATRADLTFVQGSYSTVTDTVLLERPEPRELLTQEYFQVNGNTAVPLDTVFSWLGGHTRTYAPDGSVLDSALVQSTLDLNDTLDYYGVPFEVVNDWEIGRYITPYGIGLSLGPQGFRWTFDVTDYQWLLHDSVELSAGNQQELIDLDFELIEGTPPRTVVAHQRPWGGLTSRSYADLSNDVALPPVTVQLSPAASQWSLRTRLTGHGHNSNNGQYPHCCEWKDNTHYLYLNGAEQDAWHIWQTNDCALNPVYPQGGTWLGSREGWCPGDLVKDHEVQLPGLSPGGTATLDYRITPVPANNQGMGGGNYVINMDLLEFGAAAHALDAEIVEVQRPSTTDMHRRNNPLCHDPLVVLRNAGAQDLTSVTFTYGVEGGTPMSWTWTGLLKHMERTEVVLPVDGAGFWVGTDPSVFTVSVSAPNGGADANPVNDSYRTAFALPAVYPETIVVNYKTNNFPGENSLSVRDVYGSTIFERTNHAANTTYNDTLTLFAGCYTVEFLDTGNDGLSYWADPGAGNGYFRLRRTTGSILKSFDPEFGRSIKWSFTSGALVGVEELVPAAALEAWPNPTNGLLTMGVEGILGDALVEVLDMRGAVVMRQQRALHGGDRLSLDLSGMADGLYEVRVTGPDRRAQARVVKQ, from the coding sequence ATGATGATCCGCTCCCTTCGCGTCCTGATCCTGGTGCTGAACGCCTTCGCCCTTGTCCCCGCCTTCGCCCAGGAGGACACCGTGCGCGTGCAGACCCTCACCTACGACAGCATCACCACCCGGCGCGGCTGGTGGGTGTTCCCGGATGACTCGCACACCTACCGCAAGGTGTTGATGCACCACACCCTGAAGTGCGATCCGCAGACCACGCAGGACCAGTATGCCTGCGGCGAGTGGGACTACCTCACCTACAACCTCATCCACGAGCACACCGGCGTGCTGGACAGCAATGCGCTGCAGCATCCCTGGTTCAAGGTGGGCGCCGCCAGCCCGAACAGCGTGGAGCGGGCCCCGGTGCCGAGCTACGACATCCGGCAGCTGCTCGCGCCGCGCCGCACGGTGACCGGGACGATCACCGAGTCCACGCACCCTGTGGGCAGCGGTGGCGCCTGGGATGGCGGCCTGCTGCAGGCCGTGCAGGGCACCAGCCGCACGCAAGCCCTCTACCTGGCCTCCGAGCTTTCCGCGGCGGGTGTGCAACCCGGGCCCATCGAGCAGCTGCGCTTCACCACGGACGCGCAGGGCAACGGAGCCTTCGGCCGCTTCACCATCCGCATGAAGCACAGCACCGCCTCCACCTTGGGCTCCGCGTTCGACGAGGCGGGCCTGACCACCGTGCACGAGGTGGCGCCGGCCTCCCTGGGGACCGCCGCCGGTGAACAGGTGTTCGTCCTGCAACCGCCCTACACGTGGGACGGCACCTCCAACATCCTCGTGGACATGGCCGCGGCGCGCAGTGTGGGCCTGTCGGCCCCGCAGGTGGTGGGCACGGCGATGCCGGACATGGCGGTGCAGGCCGTGGGCCGCGATGGCTACCTGCTGCTGAAGGACGACCTCATCGGCGTGGACCCCGCCCCCATCGCCAACGCCGGTCCGGCGATCACCATCATGTTCCGCGTGTGGGGCGATGCCAGCATCCCCGTGAACACCACGGCGTTCGAGGCGGTGGATGGCCAGGGGCGGCGCGTGCTCAACGTGCACCTGCCCTGGAGCGATGGGCGCGTGTACTGGGATGCCGGGCAGGACGGCACCGGCTTCGACCGCATCGACAAGGCGGCCACCACGCCCAATGTGGAGGGCCAGTGGAACCACTGGGCCTTCGTGAAGAACGCCTCCACCGGCAGCATGAAGATCTACCTCAACGGCGTGCTGTGGCACAGCGGCACGGGCAAAACGCGCCCCATCTCCGGCATCAGCCGCCTGCGCTTCGCCAGCGGCGCCAACGGCGAATTCTCCTACCCCGGCGCGATGGACGAGATCAACGTCTTCAACACCGAGGTGAACGCCACCACCATCGGCGCCTGGGCCAACCGCGCCGTGGACGCCACGCACCCCAACGCCGCCGACCTGCTCTACAGCTTCCACTGCGACGAACTGCCGGGGGAGCACATGCTGGTGAACGCCGCCGACCCCGCGCACAACGCCTGGCCCTTGGGCACCCCGCGCCGCGCCTACCGCGATGCGCCCGAGCTGCATCACACCGCGCAGCCCATCGCCACCCGCGCCGACCTCACCTTCGTGCAGGGCAGCTACTCCACCGTCACGGACACGGTGCTGCTGGAACGCCCCGAGCCGCGCGAATTGCTCACGCAGGAGTACTTCCAGGTGAACGGCAACACCGCGGTGCCGCTGGATACGGTGTTCAGCTGGCTCGGCGGCCACACCCGCACCTATGCACCCGATGGCTCGGTGCTCGACTCGGCCCTGGTGCAGTCCACCCTCGACCTCAACGACACGCTGGACTACTACGGCGTCCCGTTCGAGGTGGTGAACGACTGGGAGATCGGGCGCTACATCACGCCGTACGGCATCGGGCTGTCGCTGGGGCCCCAGGGCTTCCGCTGGACCTTCGACGTCACCGACTACCAGTGGCTGCTGCACGACAGCGTGGAGCTGAGCGCCGGCAACCAGCAGGAGCTGATCGACCTGGATTTCGAGCTGATCGAAGGCACCCCGCCGCGCACCGTGGTGGCCCACCAGCGCCCGTGGGGTGGCCTCACCAGCCGCAGCTATGCTGACCTCAGCAACGACGTGGCCCTGCCACCGGTGACCGTGCAGCTGAGCCCCGCCGCCAGCCAGTGGAGCCTGCGCACCCGCCTCACCGGCCACGGCCACAACAGCAACAACGGCCAATATCCGCACTGCTGCGAGTGGAAGGACAACACCCACTACCTCTACCTCAACGGCGCCGAACAGGACGCCTGGCATATCTGGCAGACGAACGACTGCGCGCTGAACCCCGTGTACCCGCAGGGCGGCACCTGGCTCGGCAGCCGCGAAGGCTGGTGCCCGGGCGACCTGGTGAAGGACCATGAGGTGCAGCTGCCCGGCCTGTCGCCCGGTGGCACCGCCACGCTGGACTACCGCATCACCCCGGTGCCCGCCAACAACCAGGGCATGGGCGGTGGCAACTACGTGATCAACATGGACCTGCTGGAGTTCGGCGCAGCCGCCCATGCGCTCGATGCCGAGATCGTGGAGGTGCAGCGCCCCAGCACCACGGACATGCACCGCCGCAACAACCCGCTGTGCCACGACCCGCTGGTGGTGCTGCGCAACGCGGGTGCACAGGACCTCACCAGCGTCACCTTCACCTACGGCGTGGAGGGCGGAACCCCGATGAGCTGGACCTGGACCGGCCTGCTGAAGCACATGGAGCGCACCGAGGTGGTGCTGCCGGTGGATGGCGCGGGCTTCTGGGTGGGCACCGATCCGTCGGTCTTCACCGTCAGCGTGAGCGCGCCCAATGGCGGGGCCGATGCCAACCCGGTGAACGACAGCTACCGCACCGCCTTCGCGCTGCCGGCCGTGTATCCGGAGACCATCGTGGTGAACTACAAGACCAACAACTTCCCCGGCGAGAACAGCCTCAGCGTCCGCGATGTATACGGCAGCACCATCTTCGAACGCACGAACCACGCGGCCAACACCACCTACAACGACACGCTGACGCTCTTCGCCGGCTGCTACACGGTGGAGTTCCTCGACACCGGCAACGACGGCCTCAGCTACTGGGCCGATCCGGGGGCAGGCAACGGCTACTTCCGCCTGCGCCGCACCACGGGCAGCATCCTCAAGAGCTTCGACCCCGAGTTCGGCCGCAGCATCAAGTGGTCGTTCACCAGCGGTGCGCTGGTGGGCGTGGAGGAGCTGGTCCCCGCCGCTGCGCTGGAGGCCTGGCCCAACCCCACCAACGGCCTGCTGACCATGGGCGTGGAGGGGATCCTGGGCGATGCGCTCGTGGAGGTGCTGGACATGCGCGGGGCCGTGGTGATGCGGCAGCAGCGTGCGCTGCACGGCGGCGACCGCCTCTCGCTCGACCTGTCCGGCATGGCCGACGGCCTCTACGAGGTGCGGGTCACCGGTCCCGATCGCCGGGCCCAGGCGCGCGTGGTGAAGCAGTGA
- the bshC gene encoding bacillithiol biosynthesis cysteine-adding enzyme BshC, producing MRRIALPYAATGQFSRMVLDLLEDAPSIQPFRQHGFHPAGMQEALQARNFPAAHRLALAEALRRQYGDLPRTEAVQANLDRLARPGTLTVTTGHQLCLFGGPAFVLFKVLNAVRLARDLSSEAHPVVPVFWMASEDHDLAEVDHVVLRGGTLRWSTTATGPVGRMTLDGIAPVLQQAEALLGPQAEDLRTLLRDAYVDGRSLADATRRLMNGLFGHLGLLVLDGDDPALKALFVPVMREELLNGMIARTATYAEQQFPEGYSAQAHVRPINLFHLAPGSRARLAPDGDHVQVLDGGPRWTMDAALEALEKRPEDFSPNVLMRPLYQETVLPNVAYVGGGGELAYWMQLRWAFQAVQLPMPVTTLRTSAVFIEEEQATRLAALGLAVDDLFAERHAVERRLAERDAPFATRLDAEREALHALFRGLAERTAAAGPSFVRSAASAEQRALHGLERMEQRLLRTAKQHNEVTLRRYQAIREAVFPGGVLQERREGFLSLLADHGLSMIDRLLNELDPLEKRFSVFVLPPRSAQEA from the coding sequence ATGCGGCGCATCGCCCTGCCCTACGCGGCCACCGGCCAGTTCAGCCGGATGGTGCTCGACCTGCTGGAGGATGCGCCGTCCATCCAGCCGTTCCGCCAGCACGGGTTCCACCCCGCAGGGATGCAGGAAGCGCTGCAGGCGCGGAACTTCCCCGCTGCCCATCGGCTGGCCCTGGCCGAGGCGCTGCGCCGGCAGTACGGCGACCTTCCCCGCACCGAGGCCGTGCAGGCCAACCTCGACCGGCTGGCCCGCCCGGGCACCCTCACCGTCACCACCGGCCATCAGCTCTGCCTCTTCGGCGGTCCCGCCTTCGTGCTCTTCAAGGTGCTGAACGCGGTGCGGCTGGCCCGTGACCTCTCCTCGGAAGCGCATCCGGTGGTGCCCGTGTTCTGGATGGCTTCCGAGGACCATGACCTGGCCGAGGTGGACCATGTGGTGCTGCGCGGAGGCACCCTGCGGTGGAGCACAACGGCGACCGGGCCGGTGGGGCGGATGACGCTGGACGGCATCGCACCGGTGCTGCAGCAGGCGGAAGCGCTGCTGGGACCGCAGGCCGAGGACCTGCGTACCCTGCTCCGCGACGCCTATGTCGACGGCCGCAGCCTGGCCGACGCCACGCGCCGGCTGATGAACGGCCTCTTCGGACACCTGGGCCTGCTGGTGCTGGACGGCGACGATCCCGCCTTGAAGGCGCTGTTCGTCCCGGTGATGCGCGAGGAGTTGCTCAACGGCATGATCGCCCGCACCGCGACGTACGCCGAGCAGCAATTCCCGGAGGGTTACAGCGCCCAGGCCCACGTGCGGCCGATCAACCTGTTCCACCTGGCTCCGGGTTCGCGGGCGCGCCTCGCACCGGACGGGGATCATGTGCAGGTGCTGGACGGGGGCCCGCGCTGGACCATGGACGCGGCCTTGGAGGCGCTGGAGAAGCGGCCGGAGGACTTCTCACCGAACGTGCTGATGCGCCCGCTCTATCAGGAGACGGTGCTGCCCAACGTGGCGTACGTCGGCGGCGGTGGGGAACTGGCGTACTGGATGCAGCTGCGGTGGGCTTTTCAAGCGGTGCAGCTGCCCATGCCGGTGACCACGCTGCGCACCTCGGCCGTGTTCATCGAGGAGGAGCAGGCCACCCGGCTGGCCGCCCTGGGCCTCGCGGTGGACGACCTGTTCGCCGAGCGGCATGCGGTGGAACGGCGCCTGGCCGAACGCGATGCGCCCTTCGCCACGCGGCTGGATGCGGAACGCGAGGCCTTGCACGCCCTGTTCCGCGGCCTGGCCGAACGCACCGCGGCGGCGGGTCCCAGCTTCGTGCGGTCCGCCGCCAGCGCTGAGCAGCGCGCCCTGCATGGCCTGGAGCGGATGGAGCAGCGGCTGCTGCGAACGGCCAAGCAACACAATGAGGTGACCCTTCGGCGTTACCAGGCGATCCGCGAAGCGGTCTTCCCCGGCGGCGTGCTGCAGGAGCGGCGCGAGGGCTTCCTCAGCCTGCTCGCCGACCACGGCCTGTCGATGATCGATCGCCTGTTGAACGAGCTGGACCCGCTGGAGAAGCGCTTCTCCGTGTTCGTGCTGCCGCCGCGCTCAGCGCAGGAAGCGTAA
- the guaA gene encoding glutamine-hydrolyzing GMP synthase, which translates to MPDTILILDHGSQYTQLIARRVRELNVYCEIHPFTKAASLAGDASIKGVILSGSPFSVHDPNAPDTDISGFQGRVPVLAVCYGAQLLARREGAPVVRSTVREYGRAHLDNIHISAPLFDGIHPGSQVWMSHGDSITGAEGRMEVMASTHAVPVAAYRLKDEPTFAVQFHPEVYHTTEGLQLLRNFVHGVCGCAGDWTPHAFVSTTVDRLRDQLGTDQVVMALSGGVDSTVAAVLLQRAIGDRLHCIFVDNGLLRKNEYAQVLEDYRHLGLNITGVDARDRFYAALRGLEEPEAKRKAIGRTFIEVFDTEAHRIQDVKWLGQGTIYPDVIESVSVNGPSVTIKSHHNVGGLPERMKMQVVEPLRLIFKDEVRRVGRELGLDARLLGRHPFPGPGLGIRILGEVTAEKVALLQEVDAIWVQGLRDEGLYDQVWQAGAILLPVRSVGVMGDERTYENAVALRAVTSTDGMTADWCDLPHAFLARISNAIINRVNGVNRVVYDISSKPPATIEWE; encoded by the coding sequence GTGCCCGACACCATCCTCATCCTCGACCACGGCAGCCAGTACACCCAGCTGATCGCCCGGCGCGTGCGCGAGCTCAACGTGTACTGCGAGATCCACCCCTTCACCAAGGCGGCCTCGCTGGCGGGGGATGCCTCGATCAAGGGCGTCATCCTCAGCGGCAGCCCCTTCAGCGTGCACGACCCCAACGCGCCGGACACCGACATCAGCGGCTTCCAGGGCCGGGTGCCGGTGCTGGCCGTGTGCTACGGAGCCCAGCTGCTGGCCCGGCGCGAAGGGGCGCCCGTGGTGCGCAGCACCGTGCGCGAATACGGCCGCGCCCACCTGGACAACATCCACATCAGCGCGCCGCTCTTCGACGGCATCCACCCCGGCAGCCAGGTGTGGATGAGCCACGGCGACAGCATCACCGGGGCGGAGGGCCGCATGGAGGTGATGGCCAGCACCCACGCCGTGCCCGTGGCCGCCTACCGGCTGAAGGACGAGCCCACCTTCGCGGTGCAGTTCCACCCGGAGGTGTACCACACCACCGAGGGCCTGCAGCTGCTACGCAACTTCGTGCACGGCGTGTGCGGCTGCGCCGGCGACTGGACCCCGCACGCCTTCGTGTCCACCACGGTGGACCGGCTGCGCGACCAACTGGGCACGGACCAGGTGGTGATGGCGTTGAGCGGCGGGGTGGACAGCACGGTGGCGGCGGTGCTGCTGCAGCGGGCCATCGGCGACCGGTTGCACTGCATCTTCGTGGACAACGGCCTGCTGCGCAAGAACGAGTACGCGCAGGTGCTGGAGGATTACCGGCACCTGGGCCTCAACATCACCGGCGTGGATGCGCGGGACCGGTTCTACGCCGCCCTGCGCGGGCTGGAGGAGCCGGAGGCGAAGCGCAAGGCCATCGGCCGCACCTTCATCGAGGTCTTCGACACCGAGGCCCACCGCATCCAGGATGTGAAGTGGCTGGGCCAGGGCACCATCTACCCGGATGTGATCGAGAGCGTGAGCGTGAACGGGCCGAGCGTGACGATCAAGAGCCACCACAACGTGGGCGGGCTTCCCGAGCGGATGAAGATGCAGGTGGTGGAGCCCCTGCGCCTGATCTTCAAGGACGAGGTGCGGCGCGTGGGCCGGGAGCTGGGGCTCGATGCGCGCCTGCTGGGCCGCCATCCCTTCCCGGGCCCGGGGCTGGGCATCCGCATCCTGGGCGAGGTCACCGCCGAGAAGGTGGCGCTGCTGCAGGAGGTGGACGCCATCTGGGTGCAGGGCCTGCGGGACGAAGGCCTCTACGACCAGGTGTGGCAGGCCGGCGCCATCCTGCTGCCGGTGCGCAGCGTGGGCGTGATGGGCGATGAGCGCACCTACGAGAACGCGGTGGCCCTGCGGGCGGTGACCAGCACCGACGGCATGACGGCGGACTGGTGCGACCTGCCGCACGCCTTCCTGGCACGGATCTCGAACGCCATCATCAACCGGGTGAACGGCGTGAACCGCGTGGTGTACGACATCAGCAGCAAGCCCCCGGCCACCATCGAATGGGAATGA
- a CDS encoding LysM peptidoglycan-binding domain-containing protein → MMRPLALLLILFLTPALLAQEVRVVDGKRYVVHTVVAGQTLYAISRHYAVPVADLTAANPAAAQGLSIGQVLLIPQDAVDRKELRSAPKFRATGELVHTVAKKETLFGIAQRYGVEQTALIERNPELVGGLKAGMELVIPPATSKEVPVIAAEPARADNSRSHLVVAGETLFSLGKRYGITVDALKEANGGLADGLKVGTYLRIPAPPEPEPVLDTVRRPIRYQVGLLLPLCLDRNDSVHAADPDHKGLYAVTDIAGQFLAGARMAIDSMARRGMQLDVHLHDVGEDAATWGPVLRKGEMRTMDLFIGPFHRGAIDQLAAVVRDAHIVCPVPQSNKVILGHPQVSKVISGRPDLVQHMGRYVATKHARENLILLRPDLPAEKELQDQLQRAVQAALAERTDRLRDSVLVARPGKRDLGDLTGKLDLARLNVLLVPSEDVEFVSALVTRLTPLVGKYRIAVFGMPAWSSMDVLEPGDLNKLDLHVPAATHIDRDAPAVRAFTERFRVEHGTDAGPYAFLGFDVTLYYLTCLMEEGMGFPDRFDLVATSPLHMGFRMRRMGIENGFSNESALMLEYRDMGVHPAR, encoded by the coding sequence ATGATGCGTCCGCTGGCCCTGCTGCTGATCCTGTTCCTGACGCCTGCCCTGCTGGCGCAGGAGGTGCGTGTGGTGGACGGGAAGCGCTACGTGGTGCATACCGTGGTGGCCGGTCAGACCCTCTATGCGATCAGCCGTCACTATGCGGTGCCGGTGGCGGACCTCACGGCAGCCAACCCGGCGGCGGCGCAGGGCCTCAGCATCGGGCAGGTGCTGCTGATCCCGCAGGACGCGGTGGACCGCAAGGAGCTGCGCAGCGCGCCGAAGTTCCGGGCCACCGGCGAGCTGGTGCACACGGTGGCGAAGAAGGAGACGCTGTTCGGCATCGCGCAGCGCTACGGCGTGGAGCAGACGGCCCTGATCGAGCGCAACCCCGAGCTGGTTGGCGGGCTGAAGGCGGGCATGGAACTGGTGATCCCGCCGGCGACCTCCAAGGAGGTGCCCGTCATCGCGGCCGAACCGGCACGCGCGGACAACAGCCGGTCGCACCTGGTGGTCGCGGGGGAGACGCTCTTCAGCCTGGGCAAACGGTACGGGATCACCGTGGACGCGTTGAAGGAGGCCAACGGCGGCCTGGCGGACGGCCTGAAGGTGGGCACCTACCTGCGGATCCCCGCGCCACCCGAGCCGGAGCCTGTGCTGGATACCGTGCGCAGGCCGATCCGCTACCAGGTGGGCCTGCTGCTGCCCCTCTGCCTGGACCGCAACGACAGTGTGCACGCCGCCGACCCGGACCACAAGGGGCTGTACGCCGTCACCGACATCGCCGGACAATTCCTCGCCGGTGCGCGCATGGCCATCGACTCCATGGCCCGCAGGGGCATGCAACTGGATGTGCATCTCCACGATGTGGGGGAGGATGCGGCCACGTGGGGGCCGGTGTTGCGCAAGGGGGAGATGCGGACCATGGACCTGTTCATCGGTCCGTTCCACCGCGGCGCGATCGATCAGCTGGCGGCCGTGGTGCGTGACGCGCACATCGTGTGCCCGGTGCCGCAGAGCAACAAGGTGATCCTGGGCCATCCGCAGGTGAGCAAGGTGATCAGCGGGCGCCCGGACCTGGTGCAGCACATGGGGCGGTATGTGGCCACGAAGCACGCCCGGGAGAACCTGATCCTGCTGCGGCCCGACCTGCCGGCGGAGAAGGAGCTCCAGGACCAGCTGCAGCGCGCCGTGCAGGCGGCCCTCGCCGAGCGCACGGACCGGCTGCGGGACAGTGTGCTGGTGGCGCGGCCCGGCAAGCGGGACCTCGGCGACCTGACCGGGAAGCTGGACCTCGCGCGGCTGAACGTGCTGCTGGTGCCCAGCGAGGACGTGGAGTTCGTGAGCGCGCTGGTCACACGCCTCACCCCGCTGGTGGGGAAGTACCGCATCGCGGTGTTCGGCATGCCGGCCTGGAGCAGCATGGACGTGCTGGAGCCCGGCGACCTGAACAAACTGGACCTGCACGTGCCCGCCGCCACGCACATCGACCGGGACGCCCCTGCGGTGCGTGCGTTCACGGAGCGGTTCAGGGTGGAGCACGGCACGGACGCGGGGCCTTACGCCTTCCTGGGCTTCGATGTGACGTTGTACTACCTCACCTGCCTGATGGAGGAGGGCATGGGATTCCCCGATCGCTTCGACCTGGTGGCGACCTCGCCGCTGCACATGGGTTTCCGCATGCGCCGCATGGGCATCGAGAACGGCTTCAGCAACGAAAGCGCGTTGATGCTCGAATACCGCGACATGGGGGTGCATCCGGCGCGCTAG
- a CDS encoding AI-2E family transporter, which yields MAQRDALQRYVLTLLALVLTVMVLAYGRDLFLLLFVSALFTFLLLPLCRRIEQAGRPRWVGALVATLALVAVVMGAFFFLGWQFTRFGGELPSLQHTLNAKVQALMRWVEGSVHIDRRDQIQWFNAQVAGLADTGGQLLVKVFSGAGAALGVVVPIPFFVFLLLMMKDKFREFLAHWSDDRDMDAVAIVRRISALSRSYLRGVLLVMLILGTLNSIGFLVLGLPYAVVLGFLLALLNLIPYIGVLLGSLLPILVALITKDSIGYAIGALAVCVITQFLDNNFITPKVVGGSVSLNPLASMLALIAAGMLWGVVGMVVAIPLAGMIKLVCDSVPGLRPYGYLLGEEPAYDPDGSDTR from the coding sequence CCTGCAGCGGTATGTGCTGACCCTGCTCGCGCTGGTGCTCACCGTGATGGTGCTCGCCTACGGGCGCGACCTGTTCCTCCTCCTCTTCGTCTCGGCCCTGTTCACCTTCCTCCTGCTTCCGCTCTGCCGGCGCATTGAGCAGGCCGGGCGGCCCCGGTGGGTGGGCGCGCTGGTGGCCACGCTGGCCCTTGTCGCCGTCGTGATGGGGGCCTTCTTCTTCCTGGGATGGCAGTTCACCCGGTTCGGCGGGGAGCTCCCCTCCCTGCAACACACGCTCAACGCCAAGGTGCAGGCCCTGATGCGCTGGGTGGAGGGGTCGGTGCACATCGACCGGCGCGACCAGATCCAGTGGTTCAACGCCCAGGTCGCCGGTCTGGCCGACACCGGAGGTCAGCTGCTGGTGAAGGTGTTCAGCGGAGCCGGCGCCGCGCTCGGGGTCGTCGTCCCCATCCCCTTCTTCGTCTTCCTGCTCCTGATGATGAAGGACAAGTTCCGCGAGTTCCTGGCCCATTGGAGCGATGACCGGGACATGGACGCCGTGGCCATCGTGCGCCGCATCAGCGCGCTCAGCCGCAGCTATCTGCGTGGCGTCCTGCTGGTGATGCTCATCCTGGGCACCCTCAACAGCATCGGCTTCCTCGTGCTCGGCCTGCCCTACGCCGTGGTCCTGGGTTTCCTGCTCGCCCTGCTCAACCTCATCCCGTACATCGGCGTGCTGCTCGGCAGCCTGCTGCCCATCCTGGTCGCGCTCATCACGAAGGACTCCATCGGCTACGCCATCGGCGCGCTGGCCGTCTGCGTCATCACCCAGTTCCTGGACAACAACTTCATCACCCCCAAGGTGGTGGGCGGGAGCGTGAGCCTCAATCCGCTCGCCAGCATGCTGGCGCTGATCGCCGCGGGCATGCTCTGGGGCGTGGTGGGCATGGTGGTGGCCATCCCCCTGGCCGGCATGATCAAGCTGGTCTGTGACTCGGTGCCCGGGCTGCGGCCCTACGGCTATCTGCTCGGCGAGGAACCGGCTTACGACCCGGACGGATCCGACACGCGTTGA